A stretch of Triticum aestivum cultivar Chinese Spring chromosome 1D, IWGSC CS RefSeq v2.1, whole genome shotgun sequence DNA encodes these proteins:
- the LOC123182868 gene encoding adoMet-dependent rRNA methyltransferase SPB1-like, whose protein sequence is MGKAKGKQLQDEYYHLAKDITTTRCRSATRRLIDTFDVVLHDGSPNVGSAWAQEATAQSALVIDAVRLATMFLAPNGTFVTIHQDEVKYLCEDLQVLDKNSFKHILEWRTRVRKALPSSSQVTPQDDGAATDTKVKDDVQLLQEMEEMDSDEEHQLEEMLDEAYERYVTKMGEEVKQEHKRAKRIDPDANAGLLERGEDDGGNVGIDQGSDKDQGQETNPLLLCLDTEKPAEEQDVKAVVQSGYVHRRRKKGKGGKGGAKGGKGMKGSAGQKK, encoded by the exons atgggcaaGGCGAAGGGAAAGCAGCTGCAGGACGAGTACTACCACCTCGCCAAGGACATCACCACCACCAGGTGCCGCTCCGCCACGCGGAGGCTCATCGACACCTTCGACGTCGTCCTCCACGACGGCTCGCCCAACGTCGGCAGCGCATGGGCGCAGGAGGCCACCGCGCAGTCCGCACTCGTCATCGACGCCGTTCGCCTGGCCACCATGTTCCTCGCCCCCAATGGCACCTTCGTCACCATTCACCAAG ATGAGGTCAAATACCTTTGCGAGGATTTGCAGGTGCTGGATAAAAATAGTTTCAAGCATATCTTGGAGTGGCGCACACGCGTAAGGAAAGCCCTGCCGTCATCTTCGCAAGTTACACCACAGGATGATGGTGCCGCGACGGACACCAAGGTCAAAGATGATGTTCAGCTTTTACAGGAAATGGAAGAAATGGATTCTGATGAAGAACACCAACTGGAGGAGATGCTTGATGAAGCTTATGAGCGTTATGTGACCAAAATGGGTGAAGAAGTAAAACAAGAACACAAACGTGCCAAGCGAATCGATCCTGATGCTAATGCAGGTTTGTTAGAGAGAGGTGAAGATGATGGTGGCAACGTTGGCATCGATCAAGGTTCTGACAAAGATCAAGGCCAAGAGACCAACCCCCTTTTATTATGTCTAGATACAGAGAAGCCAGCGGAAGAGCAAGATGTTAAAGCAGTGGTTCAGTCAGGATATGTTCacagaagaaggaagaaggggaaaggTGGCAAAGGAGGCGCCAAAGGGGGGAAAGGGATGAAGGGTTCCGCCGGCCAGAAGAAATGA